A genomic region of Nostoc sp. UHCC 0702 contains the following coding sequences:
- a CDS encoding restriction endonuclease subunit R: MAQTIQAKEITLLDLETSFRLQLVEDEQFFREWQDNLPEITNSQKQQLDRVKASYANLLKYPPLLENTVKMVVLSPLLDLADFYLSPFHVKSEKSVEVSAEDEGVTIKGQIDVLVLFEQLVVVVIESKQAAFSVEVGKPQLLAYMLTFSNSNKPIYGLITNGNSLIFVKLLKQETPKYALSRLFYIFNPGNELYTVLSVLKRLGQLARNGS, encoded by the coding sequence ATGGCTCAAACAATACAGGCTAAAGAAATTACTTTGCTTGACTTAGAAACCAGCTTTAGACTGCAATTAGTTGAAGATGAGCAATTTTTTAGAGAGTGGCAAGATAACTTACCAGAAATTACCAACTCCCAAAAACAACAACTCGACCGAGTTAAGGCAAGTTATGCCAATTTGCTCAAGTATCCTCCTCTGCTGGAAAACACTGTCAAGATGGTGGTATTATCTCCCTTGTTGGATTTAGCAGACTTTTATTTATCCCCGTTTCATGTCAAATCTGAAAAGTCTGTAGAAGTTTCTGCTGAAGATGAAGGCGTAACAATCAAAGGTCAGATTGATGTTTTAGTTTTGTTTGAACAGCTAGTAGTAGTAGTCATAGAATCCAAACAAGCTGCTTTTTCTGTAGAGGTAGGGAAACCGCAGCTACTAGCTTATATGCTGACATTTTCTAACTCGAATAAACCAATATATGGACTAATCACCAATGGCAATAGTTTGATTTTTGTGAAATTGCTCAAACAAGAAACGCCAAAATATGCATTGTCTCGCTTGTTCTACATTTTCAATCCAGGGAATGAGTTGTATACAGTTTTGAGTGTTTTAAAGCGTTTGGGTCAATTGGCGAGAAATGGCAGCTGA
- a CDS encoding type II toxin-antitoxin system HicB family antitoxin, giving the protein MNIKVVLEPSNEGGYTVFVPSLPGCISEGETIEESLENIQEAILLYLEPLEEELIIEEGAIVRELVL; this is encoded by the coding sequence ATGAATATAAAAGTAGTATTAGAACCAAGTAATGAAGGTGGTTATACAGTTTTTGTTCCCTCACTTCCAGGTTGTATTAGTGAAGGAGAAACTATTGAAGAATCACTAGAAAATATTCAAGAGGCAATACTGCTTTATTTGGAACCATTAGAAGAAGAATTGATAATTGAAGAGGGAGCTATAGTAAGGGAATTAGTGCTGTGA
- a CDS encoding type II toxin-antitoxin system HicA family toxin, whose translation MTKVPSLSYIEIIAALERDGWIFVRQRGSHIRLQKQILDEVLKLTVPAHRPVKRTTLAKILKQAQIDLDRFLELL comes from the coding sequence GTGACTAAAGTTCCCAGTCTGTCATACATTGAGATTATTGCAGCATTAGAGCGAGATGGATGGATATTTGTACGTCAACGAGGTAGCCACATCAGGCTGCAAAAACAAATTTTAGATGAGGTTTTGAAGTTGACTGTCCCTGCTCATCGACCAGTTAAGCGTACAACATTGGCTAAAATTTTAAAACAAGCTCAGATAGATTTAGACCGATTTTTAGAACTGTTGTAA
- a CDS encoding ATP-binding protein has protein sequence MTQQPPVPRLNLAPKLKRPLSLWNPLDYLRLLYWVFFFPQALRWYVDTFGGGNAPDNKINWQNPIQRNLLFQGLVLILVTNLAGGLILYKLYQLNLLTNLIIIISFLGLSFGVMGVFVVLLETSTPEGEAESMTERAAVGVAENVAYFVALSLVAGILCGVIGSTMLSLIGSSIGRTEATNMVEVLASVIMLFCVGINVALGLKSSVAAGIALIVVSDAIGFVVIILVLSVVFIIAAVVTGVFMREAVGDLAVAAVGSLVVGVIGSLVAGLAGLRVDNWLVGARFNLNLLKKNSWLLPRITFLPLPNLAFNLQNWLQQDWEIGLHNTNQLLAYTLQFIPVVQAVTKVLDNTPSEQIIWRVSRLAEAPFDWNLLRVISNSLDATLKLEAMESINETLTFKFFRSWQENLKTHLLAYQCSYTPARAAAAGFWYLYEKKPEKAKVAFAVVRSLLYGEEMYILAQTLATFYKAKQLAAVATLEVPAFPQEPFLRPNVWNALISLRQVVENIQLLERSLSGTAKSLAFSHSLGKLTNILNTADTLPQAERGLIINIAQTWKDCLLQIAGEVGEISITEPVINPYVVGDPVQDTLFVGREDIIAQLKELWVTGNQLQSVVLYGHRRMGKTSILLNATQCLGSGIQLAYVNLLRLGDSPQGVGEVLIAISDEISEVVKLPPPADADLINLPYRNFERYLKQVTTQLTGGLIIALDEFEKIEDLINVGKIPQDFMGYLRGLVQMSPQVAFALAGLHTLEEMTADYFQPFFASVIPIPVGFQERAATRQILANPSEDFPLDYTLEALDEIYVLTYGQPYLVQLVGFQLVRHYNDFVFEQGHSRAPVFTVEDVEAVINNSEFFKRGRYYFDGVWGQAARGADGQQAILQLLAPYPKGLNLDTLAESVGLGRENMLAALDALMRHDVVEEVEGRYRIIVELFRRWILRE, from the coding sequence ATGACACAACAGCCTCCCGTACCTCGCTTGAACTTAGCACCGAAATTGAAGCGTCCCCTCTCGCTGTGGAACCCCTTAGATTATCTACGCCTGTTGTACTGGGTGTTTTTCTTTCCCCAGGCTTTGCGGTGGTATGTAGACACCTTTGGGGGTGGAAATGCTCCTGACAACAAAATCAATTGGCAAAATCCTATTCAGCGTAACTTGCTCTTTCAAGGGTTAGTTTTGATACTAGTTACAAATTTAGCCGGAGGTCTAATTCTATATAAGCTATATCAGCTAAACTTGCTTACCAACCTTATTATCATTATTAGCTTTTTGGGTCTTAGCTTTGGTGTGATGGGAGTTTTTGTTGTATTATTAGAGACAAGCACACCAGAAGGTGAAGCCGAAAGCATGACGGAAAGGGCAGCTGTGGGCGTAGCGGAAAATGTAGCGTACTTTGTAGCTTTGAGCTTAGTAGCAGGCATTTTGTGCGGTGTGATAGGAAGCACAATGTTAAGCCTGATAGGAAGCAGCATAGGAAGAACTGAAGCAACAAACATGGTGGAAGTCTTGGCATCCGTCATAATGCTCTTCTGCGTTGGTATCAACGTAGCATTAGGCCTAAAAAGCAGCGTGGCGGCAGGTATAGCATTAATTGTTGTGTCCGATGCGATCGGATTCGTGGTGATCATCCTGGTGCTATCTGTGGTGTTCATAATAGCAGCCGTCGTTACGGGAGTCTTCATGAGAGAAGCGGTTGGAGACTTGGCGGTGGCTGCGGTGGGCAGCTTGGTGGTAGGTGTGATAGGTAGCCTAGTTGCAGGTTTAGCAGGCTTGCGCGTGGACAACTGGTTAGTTGGCGCACGTTTCAATCTAAACTTACTCAAAAAAAATAGCTGGCTACTGCCTCGCATCACTTTTCTTCCACTTCCCAATCTTGCTTTTAACTTGCAAAATTGGTTGCAACAAGATTGGGAAATAGGTTTGCATAATACTAATCAATTGCTGGCATACACTTTGCAATTTATTCCTGTTGTTCAAGCAGTCACCAAAGTCCTAGATAACACTCCATCCGAGCAAATTATTTGGCGTGTTTCGCGGCTAGCTGAAGCTCCTTTTGATTGGAATTTGCTACGTGTTATCTCAAATTCTCTAGATGCAACTTTGAAATTAGAAGCTATGGAGAGTATCAATGAAACCTTAACCTTTAAATTTTTTCGTTCTTGGCAAGAAAATTTAAAGACTCATTTGCTCGCATATCAATGTTCGTATACTCCTGCTCGTGCTGCTGCTGCTGGTTTTTGGTATCTGTATGAAAAAAAACCAGAGAAAGCAAAGGTGGCTTTTGCAGTAGTACGTTCTCTCCTTTACGGTGAGGAAATGTACATCCTCGCCCAAACTCTAGCAACTTTCTACAAGGCTAAACAATTAGCTGCTGTCGCTACTCTGGAAGTGCCTGCTTTCCCACAGGAACCTTTTTTACGTCCCAATGTTTGGAATGCCCTTATTAGTCTGCGTCAAGTTGTAGAGAATATCCAGCTATTAGAGCGCAGCCTATCTGGTACAGCTAAATCTTTGGCTTTTAGTCATTCTTTGGGCAAACTCACAAATATACTAAACACAGCCGACACCTTGCCACAAGCTGAGCGAGGGCTAATTATAAATATTGCTCAAACTTGGAAAGACTGTCTTTTACAGATTGCTGGCGAGGTGGGAGAAATTTCCATCACTGAGCCTGTAATTAATCCTTATGTAGTCGGCGACCCCGTTCAAGATACTCTCTTCGTCGGTAGGGAAGATATAATCGCGCAATTAAAAGAACTTTGGGTTACGGGTAATCAACTCCAGTCTGTAGTTCTCTATGGTCACAGACGCATGGGTAAGACCTCTATTCTGCTCAATGCTACTCAATGTCTTGGGTCAGGAATACAGCTAGCTTATGTAAATTTGTTGCGTTTGGGAGATAGCCCGCAAGGTGTCGGAGAAGTGCTAATAGCAATTAGTGATGAGATTTCTGAAGTTGTGAAACTTCCACCACCAGCTGATGCTGATTTGATCAACCTCCCTTACCGCAATTTTGAACGCTATTTAAAACAAGTGACAACACAACTCACAGGTGGCTTAATCATCGCCTTAGACGAGTTTGAGAAAATTGAAGATTTAATAAATGTGGGAAAAATCCCTCAAGACTTTATGGGTTATCTGCGGGGACTGGTGCAAATGAGTCCTCAAGTTGCTTTTGCTTTGGCTGGCTTGCATACTTTGGAAGAAATGACAGCAGATTACTTTCAGCCTTTCTTTGCCAGTGTTATTCCCATTCCTGTAGGGTTTCAGGAACGTGCAGCTACCCGCCAAATTTTAGCTAACCCAAGTGAAGATTTTCCCCTTGATTACACCCTGGAAGCTTTAGATGAAATCTATGTCTTGACGTATGGTCAACCGTATTTAGTCCAGCTAGTAGGATTTCAGTTAGTGCGCCACTATAATGACTTTGTTTTTGAACAAGGACATTCCCGCGCCCCAGTTTTCACAGTGGAAGATGTAGAAGCTGTGATTAACAATTCTGAGTTTTTTAAGCGGGGGCGCTACTACTTTGATGGGGTTTGGGGTCAGGCGGCGCGTGGTGCAGATGGTCAGCAGGCAATATTACAGTTACTTGCACCTTATCCAAAGGGGCTAAATCTGGATACTTTAGCTGAGTCTGTAGGTTTGGGTAGAGAGAATATGCTAGCGGCGTTAGATGCTTTAATGCGTCATGATGTGGTTGAGGAGGTTGAAGGAAGGTATCGAATTATAGTAGAACTGTTCCGCCGCTGGATTTTAAGAGAATAA
- a CDS encoding DUF427 domain-containing protein gives MPKAIWNGTVLAETDNTVVVEGNHYFPADTINKQYFQDSNTHTTCPWKGVASYYSIEVDGQVNKDAAWYYPSAKEKAKNIEGYVAFWKGVKVE, from the coding sequence ATGCCGAAAGCAATTTGGAATGGCACAGTTTTAGCCGAAACCGATAACACCGTGGTTGTGGAAGGCAATCATTATTTTCCTGCTGACACCATCAATAAGCAGTACTTTCAAGACAGTAACACTCACACCACCTGTCCCTGGAAAGGTGTCGCCAGCTACTACAGCATCGAAGTTGATGGTCAAGTCAACAAAGATGCAGCTTGGTACTATCCCAGCGCCAAGGAAAAAGCTAAGAATATCGAAGGGTACGTTGCATTCTGGAAGGGCGTAAAAGTCGAGTAA
- a CDS encoding DUF29 domain-containing protein translates to MSNNLYDRDLQYWIEQTIQQLRNREFESLDIEHLIEELIDLGKAEKNALKSNLTILLAHLLKLMVQHDVPDMIKGSWYSSVLEHRQRVLNNLSDTPSLKSFLVEAIEKAYLDGRKLAIKEGKLAKFGVSVPEESEYPTVCPFSVEQILDEDFYGL, encoded by the coding sequence ATGTCTAATAACTTATACGATCGCGATTTGCAATATTGGATCGAGCAAACGATTCAACAGTTACGAAATCGTGAATTTGAGTCGCTCGATATTGAGCATTTGATTGAGGAACTAATTGATTTGGGTAAGGCGGAGAAAAATGCTTTAAAGAGCAATTTGACTATCTTGTTAGCACATTTACTAAAGTTAATGGTTCAACACGATGTGCCCGATATGATCAAAGGAAGTTGGTATAGTTCGGTACTTGAACATCGTCAACGAGTTCTTAATAATTTGTCAGATACTCCTTCTCTCAAAAGTTTTTTAGTAGAGGCAATAGAAAAAGCTTATTTAGATGGTCGAAAGCTGGCGATAAAAGAAGGTAAGCTAGCTAAATTTGGGGTTAGTGTCCCAGAGGAAAGTGAGTATCCAACAGTTTGTCCTTTTTCGGTTGAGCAGATTCTAGATGAGGATTTCTACGGGCTATAA
- a CDS encoding amino acid permease, with product MSATNSPPQLQRELGVFGATLMGLGSIVGTGVFVSIGIAAGIAGPAVILAVAIGAIVATCNGLNSAQLAANHAVSGGTYEYGYKYLTPAFGFTAGWMFLLAKTASAATAALGFAGYLLNILGVSANWVVPIALLAVVIMTLIVLSGIRRSNVANTVIVSVTLLSLGFFILVCLPRVTVVGIDNLTPFFTSSPGAILHASALMFVAYTGYGRIATMGEEARSPRKTIPQAMIVCLLLTMLLYIAVATVGIGAVGVDVFSNATGQAKAAPLEVAVRSVAGSGAALALAVGAMTAMLGVLLNLILGLSRVLLAMGRRGDAPRFLARLNQQQTSPHWAVIVVGGAIATLVLLGNVKTTWSFSAFSVLIYYAVTNLAALRLSPSERLYPVWVGWIGLISCLFLAFWVESAIWQAGLGLIVAGLIWHKVRRAVSRQ from the coding sequence ATGTCCGCCACCAATTCACCACCCCAGTTGCAAAGAGAGTTAGGGGTTTTTGGTGCAACCCTGATGGGACTGGGTTCGATTGTCGGTACGGGTGTATTTGTCAGTATTGGCATAGCGGCGGGAATTGCCGGGCCTGCGGTGATTTTAGCAGTGGCTATTGGTGCGATCGTTGCTACCTGCAATGGACTTAATAGCGCTCAGTTGGCAGCTAATCATGCAGTCAGTGGCGGCACTTATGAATATGGTTATAAATATCTCACTCCCGCTTTCGGTTTTACGGCTGGCTGGATGTTTTTGCTAGCAAAGACTGCTTCCGCTGCAACTGCTGCTTTGGGTTTTGCTGGCTATTTACTCAACATCCTAGGGGTGAGTGCCAATTGGGTTGTGCCAATAGCTCTGTTGGCTGTAGTGATTATGACATTGATTGTATTGAGCGGTATCCGACGCTCTAATGTTGCTAACACGGTAATTGTGTCAGTAACGCTGCTATCTTTAGGATTCTTTATACTGGTATGTCTGCCCCGTGTGACGGTGGTAGGTATTGACAATTTGACACCTTTTTTTACCAGTTCGCCAGGGGCAATACTTCATGCTAGTGCTTTGATGTTTGTTGCCTACACAGGTTATGGTCGCATTGCCACGATGGGAGAGGAAGCACGTTCTCCCAGAAAGACCATACCTCAAGCCATGATTGTCTGTCTGCTACTAACAATGTTACTTTACATCGCTGTGGCAACCGTTGGCATTGGCGCTGTGGGGGTGGATGTTTTCAGCAACGCCACAGGACAAGCAAAGGCGGCTCCTTTAGAAGTAGCAGTTCGCAGCGTTGCGGGTTCGGGTGCTGCTTTAGCCTTAGCTGTTGGGGCGATGACGGCTATGTTGGGTGTATTGTTGAACTTGATTCTGGGTTTATCCCGCGTGTTATTAGCAATGGGGCGGCGTGGGGATGCTCCCAGATTTTTAGCACGTTTGAATCAGCAACAAACATCTCCACACTGGGCTGTGATAGTAGTTGGGGGAGCGATCGCTACCTTGGTACTATTAGGCAATGTGAAAACTACATGGTCGTTTAGCGCTTTTAGTGTATTAATTTACTACGCAGTCACCAATTTAGCTGCTTTGCGTCTTTCCCCATCTGAACGACTTTATCCTGTGTGGGTGGGTTGGATAGGTCTTATATCTTGCCTGTTTCTAGCTTTTTGGGTTGAGTCTGCTATTTGGCAAGCAGGTTTAGGGTTAATTGTAGCCGGCTTAATCTGGCACAAAGTCCGGCGGGCAGTATCTCGACAATAA
- a CDS encoding CHAT domain-containing protein — MNGDIPVKILFLAADPSDASRLRLGQELRDIKEKLQLAKERRYQLEQRDSVRVEDITQAIFDLNPQIVHFSGHGKSTGELCFENKVGQIQPIEPEALAAMFALFTEQVNCVVLNACYSKIQAQAIAQHIPFVIGMNDSIGDAAAIAFAVGFYRALAAKRSIEEAYKFGCVEIQLHRIPEHLTPVIYVKENLIPDGTLNLTITENLITNPFIAQQGRVEDPQLFFGREREIGRIFEVLNSGSSVALIGEEGIGKSSLLSAICQQAETRLKRQQVFLDLNLLHDENEFYGALCYEVGIPESKGYMLTRNLRDKRVLLAIDNVGKLTWSGFTRQVRDQLRGLAEGRDASVRLILAASEPLDKLFNDSQDNGKTSPLAGICQEENIKPWDETRVRAFITSRLAKTPVKFTEREIIQLIQESGGHPQKLMRLCDRIYLRYTEGA; from the coding sequence ATGAACGGTGATATTCCCGTAAAAATCCTGTTTTTGGCTGCCGATCCTAGTGATGCTTCCCGACTGCGTTTGGGACAGGAGTTGCGAGATATCAAAGAAAAGCTGCAATTAGCCAAAGAGCGAAGATACCAACTAGAACAGCGAGATTCAGTACGTGTAGAGGATATTACTCAAGCAATATTTGATCTTAATCCCCAGATAGTACATTTTTCTGGGCATGGTAAAAGTACGGGTGAGCTTTGCTTTGAAAATAAAGTGGGTCAAATTCAGCCGATAGAACCTGAAGCTTTGGCGGCAATGTTTGCATTATTTACAGAGCAAGTTAATTGTGTGGTGCTGAATGCCTGTTATTCTAAGATACAGGCACAGGCGATCGCACAACATATCCCCTTTGTAATTGGGATGAATGATAGTATTGGCGATGCAGCTGCGATCGCATTTGCTGTCGGCTTTTACAGAGCGTTAGCCGCGAAGCGTTCCATTGAAGAGGCTTATAAGTTTGGCTGTGTAGAGATTCAATTACATCGTATTCCAGAGCATCTCACGCCAGTGATTTATGTAAAAGAGAATTTAATTCCTGATGGAACGCTGAATCTAACTATCACCGAGAATTTAATTACCAACCCCTTCATTGCCCAACAAGGGAGAGTGGAAGATCCGCAACTATTCTTTGGACGGGAACGGGAAATCGGGCGGATATTTGAGGTACTTAATAGTGGTAGTAGTGTAGCTTTAATTGGCGAAGAGGGTATCGGTAAATCTTCTCTACTATCGGCTATTTGTCAACAGGCAGAAACTCGGCTTAAACGTCAGCAAGTTTTCCTAGACTTGAATTTGCTTCATGATGAAAATGAATTCTACGGTGCTTTATGCTACGAGGTAGGCATTCCGGAAAGTAAGGGCTATATGTTAACTCGCAATTTACGAGATAAAAGAGTGCTGCTAGCTATAGATAACGTGGGAAAGCTTACCTGGAGCGGGTTTACTCGCCAAGTACGAGATCAATTACGCGGTTTAGCTGAGGGGCGTGATGCTTCTGTGCGGTTGATTTTAGCTGCCAGCGAACCTCTAGACAAGCTATTTAACGACAGTCAGGATAATGGTAAGACATCTCCACTGGCGGGTATTTGCCAAGAAGAGAATATTAAACCTTGGGACGAAACCCGCGTCCGTGCTTTTATTACCAGCCGTTTGGCTAAGACTCCTGTGAAGTTTACAGAGCGAGAAATTATCCAACTGATCCAAGAAAGTGGCGGACATCCTCAAAAACTCATGCGACTTTGCGATCGCATTTACCTTCGTTATACGGAGGGCGCGTAA
- a CDS encoding Uma2 family endonuclease encodes MLQYDPLDCLPSAEDLPDSDDTPVDNELQDLIPGLLKAILAFVWADRMDWFFGVDMGIYYDPDQPAIVPDGFLSLGVERIFDENLRLSYVLWEEQRVPIMALEVVSHKRRGEYSTKKEFYAQLEVLYYVVYNPQRRRKSTLEVYRLINGKYQLQRGNPVWLPEIGLGIGSERGTYQGITREWLYWYNEQGKRLLTPEERVQQAEQRAQILAERLKSLGVDPDSLV; translated from the coding sequence ATGCTACAGTACGATCCCCTGGACTGCTTACCCTCCGCTGAAGATTTGCCCGACTCAGACGATACCCCTGTGGATAATGAATTACAAGATTTGATTCCCGGTTTACTCAAAGCCATACTAGCTTTTGTCTGGGCAGATCGTATGGACTGGTTCTTTGGCGTTGATATGGGAATTTATTACGATCCCGATCAGCCTGCAATTGTACCAGATGGGTTTTTGAGTCTGGGAGTTGAACGGATTTTTGATGAAAATCTGCGTTTAAGTTATGTTCTTTGGGAAGAACAGCGCGTACCAATTATGGCATTAGAGGTGGTTTCTCATAAACGGCGTGGAGAATACAGCACCAAAAAAGAATTTTATGCCCAGTTAGAAGTTTTATATTATGTCGTTTATAATCCTCAGCGGCGGAGAAAATCGACTTTAGAAGTGTATCGCTTAATAAATGGCAAGTATCAATTGCAGCGAGGAAATCCCGTTTGGCTACCGGAAATTGGTTTAGGAATTGGTAGTGAACGGGGGACATATCAAGGCATTACACGCGAGTGGCTTTATTGGTATAACGAGCAAGGAAAGCGTTTGCTAACACCAGAAGAACGAGTTCAACAAGCAGAACAACGCGCTCAAATCCTGGCAGAACGACTAAAATCTCTTGGTGTAGATCCAGATTCTTTGGTTTAG
- a CDS encoding HEAT repeat domain-containing protein: MSNIKQLLEQAQAAHDAADCSLLIQSLQKLILITDSQHPEIVKNQEYLLELALWVLEMGDFQQRWNITKVLIYLGNIAIPALINILEDEDAELEVRWYAARTLGEFQHPDAINPLVELLKTNEDEELKAITATALGQMGTLAITALAELLQDEDTRLLAVRSLSHIRHTEIIPPLLSVVQENQPAVRAAAIVALSNFHDERVPPVLLNALDDLSATVRRAAVLGLGFRPDLCSELNLVTKLQPRLYDFNLEVCCAAAIALSRMGSDDAAKHLFEVLISPHTPISLQLEIIRAFIWVETLSSLEYLHQALDQTTSKTVWQEIVTVLGRVQKPQLTTAAAAVLLDVLRSSHPGTKIASIKNAIALSLGQLGNIEAVEPLILLLSDADQQVKLHAIAALKQLAPEVALQQLQQLANNPTLTPELQQGVAIALAEW; the protein is encoded by the coding sequence ATGAGTAATATCAAGCAGCTTTTGGAGCAAGCGCAGGCAGCACATGATGCCGCTGATTGTTCATTGCTGATTCAATCTTTGCAAAAGTTAATTTTAATAACTGATTCTCAACATCCAGAGATAGTTAAAAATCAAGAATATTTGCTGGAATTAGCACTCTGGGTTTTAGAAATGGGAGATTTTCAGCAACGCTGGAATATTACCAAAGTGTTGATTTATCTGGGTAATATTGCTATTCCAGCACTAATTAATATCTTAGAAGATGAGGATGCAGAGTTAGAAGTGCGTTGGTATGCAGCACGGACTTTGGGCGAGTTTCAGCACCCAGATGCTATAAACCCTTTGGTGGAATTGCTAAAAACCAATGAAGATGAAGAACTCAAAGCCATCACCGCTACAGCGTTGGGGCAAATGGGTACTCTGGCTATCACTGCACTGGCTGAGCTGCTACAAGATGAAGATACCAGACTTTTGGCAGTGCGATCGCTCTCTCACATCCGGCATACAGAAATAATCCCGCCTTTGTTGAGTGTAGTGCAAGAAAATCAACCAGCAGTCCGCGCCGCTGCAATTGTTGCCCTCAGCAACTTTCACGACGAACGTGTGCCACCAGTTTTATTAAACGCTTTGGATGATCTATCTGCCACAGTCAGACGTGCAGCTGTGCTTGGTTTAGGTTTTCGCCCTGACTTGTGTTCAGAATTAAATTTAGTGACAAAACTGCAACCTCGATTGTATGATTTTAATCTTGAGGTTTGTTGTGCCGCAGCGATCGCCCTTTCCCGCATGGGTAGCGATGACGCTGCCAAGCACTTATTTGAGGTGTTAATATCACCCCACACACCAATAAGCTTACAATTAGAAATTATCCGCGCTTTCATCTGGGTAGAGACGCTATCAAGTTTGGAATATTTGCACCAAGCACTTGATCAAACTACCTCAAAAACAGTTTGGCAGGAAATTGTCACAGTTCTCGGACGAGTGCAAAAGCCGCAATTAACTACAGCAGCCGCAGCAGTTTTGTTGGATGTGCTGCGTTCGTCACATCCAGGCACTAAGATTGCCAGTATTAAAAATGCGATCGCTTTGTCTTTAGGACAGTTAGGCAACATTGAGGCAGTTGAACCTTTGATTTTACTACTGTCAGATGCAGATCAACAAGTAAAACTGCACGCGATCGCTGCACTCAAGCAGCTAGCGCCAGAAGTTGCATTGCAACAATTGCAGCAATTAGCTAATAATCCTACTCTCACACCAGAATTGCAACAAGGTGTAGCGATCGCTTTGGCAGAATGGTAA